The DNA region CTGAACTTACCTAGTCATCAAATCCACATCACGGATGATTATACATCAAAAATgactttgtgtaaatattttgtggaGGTACCACTGGTTATACCTACAATATAGGtatgatattgatattgaggtatttagtcaaaaaaagacatttaatggTCTTAGTATCACCCAGCAccatttaataattatttaatgagTTGTATAATAAtggaaatataattttacaaCTCTAAAAAAGGTAGTCATGTTAATCTCCATTGTGACAATCAGCAGAACAGCAGAAATAAGCTGCTCTTAGTATATCTAATCAACCAAGAATGTGCACTTGCTCACATTTGATTACCCAAAGGAGGCTGGATGATGTTGCAGCAAAAGATGAGCCAAGCTCAACTTTTTTGTTGGACGACCCtccatttttcttgtttatctcATCAGTTAAACTGCTTCTCTGACGTGAGAATCTGCTGCTTTCCTCTGCTGGTATTATAGTAAACTTAATATATTGGGGTTTTCTGACTTTACAATTAAATGAATAACTGGAGAAATTATCAACATATTAATTGATATTGAAaacaatcattagttgcagACTGAAAATGACTGAGGTAgctgttttttccccacacaaTGCTGGTGTTACACTGTCTTCCAAAGGGAAGAACATATTTGCAGTGACCCAAACCTcaaacttaataaaaataaactattattattattcttataatCATATTATGATGAAATTTTAGTCAGTCtatcatttttgtgaaaataagttCACTGTTTAAAAGTCTTGTAagaacagtttgtgtttttactagAATTTAATTTACAACTCTTGTTAATTTTGTTGCAAGAAGTGGGGGTGGGATGTTCAAATTATGTCACGACGGTCTATTGATCTGTCTGACCAAGAGTCCCTCCCtcctacctcctcctcctcccccctcttgTGCCCTTTGTCCGTTGGTTGCTGTGTTGTCCAGGTCCCTCGGGGCTAATCTGCTGGTGTACCAGATGCATGCGCTCATTAACCTGGTGCCACCTTCTAAGAGCCTCATTGATCGTGacagtctctcacacacagacacaatctCATGCATTTATAGCAGTGATGgccacgcacacacaaaaacacacgcgCTCCGCTCTGTGACATGGACTGTTATTATTAGCATACCGCTTTTTCAGGTGCAGGATTTTTggcaaaagaagaaagaagcgTGAAAGAAAAGGATAGAAGGACTGAAGGGAAGACataagagagagggagaatatgtcagcagacagatggagaggcGAGGGTGTGTCTCATATGGTTTTCAAACAGACACCTTGCTCATACAGTTTGTTTATTGTCCTCCtttctttttgtgcatttgGTTTCAACAGTCTCCAAACCAACTTCTTCTCTTCCCAAAGGGAGATTCAAAGAGAGATGGATCCCTCACCTTCCGTCTCTTTCCCACCCCATATTCCTCCTTCACACCTCTCTCTCTGGGGCTTAAAGCCTCCTGTTTCCACAGAAAAGCGACTTCATacaaaagaggagagaagggaaaaaaaatcatccccgttttttgtgtttttcttacaaaCGGCAGCTGTCCCTCTCACTGCCTCCCCCATTCACACCCTTACACCCTCAGAGCCAAGTGCAAATCTACCGCAAAGTGCCACATGGGACCTCCCCCACTATCCTCCCCACCCCGTACACCCCCTGCCCACCCGGGTGTCTGAGTAGCGGGCTGTGTGGAATAAATGAGCTCATTCATACAGTGTTGAGCAGCTCTATCCCTTTGCTGCCCAGCCCAATGTAAACAAGCCTAAGGTAGCTAGTTACAGGCCACAAGAGCAAAGAGTGTGCTCGGATCCGAACCATCACAGAACCGCTGTTCCCGGGGTAAACGATATTTGAAAAGTCCTATTGCTTTGAGCATTCATTTgatagcacaagaaaacaactTCCACCTCCCAGGGGCTTTGATTTAAACTGGGGTTTAGCAGtaatgccaaaaaaattttGGTCTGTTTAACAAAGGAGAAGCCTTTCAGTGATGAAGATgcggttaaaaaaataataaaagattgTACAggacttgatttaaaaaaggactGATCGTTTATCATTAatgtttaattacatttaagcAAATTTAACATAAACTTTCTAGCATATaagcatatactgtacatgtgaaTTGCCTTTACTTGAGGTCCTGTGTTGAAGTTATGACTTAAATGAATGTACAGCACTTAGAGGAGCTATTCATCAAATAATCAATCTGTCAATTGACAGAACATTAATCGTCAATTATTTTGACAATCCATTAATCATTTCGGCCACTTTTCAAGCAAACGTGCAAGACATTTGATGGAGTTTGGGACAGAAAAAGGGATGAAAGCTGTTTGAAATACCACCAAAAGCTctgatttttcattattttcattccTGTAATGAACTTTTAGTCAAGATCAGCAAATTAGTTGATAATGAAATAATTCTGAGCTGCAGCCCTCCTGCTGAGTGTTCACCCGAGTGATCAAATTAGGACACTTTGGGCTGGGTCACATGCTGCGTCTTTGACTGCCTGGAAAACCCCGAGGTTGGACGCTGGATGCTACTCTTGCCGACTCTCTGCCAACTTTTAAGGGCACAGAGGAAGGTTGCATCTCATGTTGCTAAGACATCATAACTAGCACTGTATCAGCCTACCTACCGGAAATCCAGAGTTTGGAGCTACTTTCAGccgttgtttttttaagtgtgtatcGGACCTAAAGGTTGTCCGTGGGTCAGATGTAAAACTCTTGCACTGAAATAATCAACTTCTCTTCCATACTTATCAAAGACTGCTGTTTATGAAGCTGTGAAGGGTTGTTCCTCATCACATGACATAAGGTGTGTGTCCTTAAGgttgaactttgtttttctcagggAGCAGCCATCACGCCCTGAAAAACCGGCACTTGGGAAACCTCATACGTTGTGACAGCATCGCTCTCGCTTTTGAGCACACCTCCCATGTGACTACACTgacaacaacaatgaacaaCAATGAATTTACAATAGACATGCAGCATTTTCACGGGCCCTTACGAATCAATTAGCTTGCAGTAGCAAACTTGAGaaagaaattttccacaaaaaaagttCCAAGAGGTTGGACAGTTGTGGTACAAATACCTGACGGTACAAATATGTGTACAATTATTGGTCCGTTAGTAACAAAGCTAACAAGCCAACTAAATAACTGTCACTAACTAGATAGCTCTAAGAGCTTTGTGACTGACCAGTGCAAGCATGTTCTCAGCTAGCTGGCATGTCAGGGGTTTGAGAAGTTCACTGACTAGACCTGTGAAAAGTCACCACATCACCAAACTTTCCCCACCACCGTATTTGCAAGGACACATGGGCAAACTTAGTTGGGGTTTTGTGGAATATGGTGGTGAGAGAAAGCTATAGATGTTCAGACAACTTTCAAGGGAAAAGTATCCCTGTTAGAAAAACGACTGAAAAGATAGAAGAATTTTAATCAGCCAAATCTGTCTCGattctctgctgcttttcacttccctttattctgtttttcagaCTATGAACTAGACAATAAATTAATCCCCTCCCAAACTTCTGAACACTTAAATTACCCTTTTCTATTCATAGTCTTATAACGGAATAATGACTATGTTGATCGCTCTTGCTTTGCAGTAAAACTGCAGAGGAGTCGACTCAAACTTTAATAGACATTTCGGTGTGGCTCTAACTCCTTTTTCTCAGTCTCCCTTTCACTGAAATCCATCTTCTCCTGTCTCCGAGTGTTCTGCACCATCAGACTATCCTTGGTATCTGTGTACGAACGGACAGGCACAGACTTTATAATGAGGAGCTCTGTCAGCACTTCAGCTTCAGAGACTTTCATTGCAAAGTGTAAGTTAAGTAAGTAGGAGTGAAACAGAGGGGCTGTGTTACAGGCCGGTATAGCTCCTCTACTGTATATCAACTATGTAAAGACCACAGCATAGAATAATAGAAGACGATGACTTTGCATAAAACTAAACTAATCCCTTTTCtttatcctcctcctctgtaTTTACCTCTACAATTAATTTCCAGAGAATGTAAATGACAATTTTTACTCTAGAAAAGTTCCTATTGTGTGCATGCATCtattttccatctgtttttaaatcactgtcTGAGCTCCAATAAGCCCGTAGGAGGAAAGCACTCGGAAGATGAGACATGTTTACCAAGCTGCTTCTGCAACATGTATTAGGCAGATGGGTGTGTTTCCTAAAGCTTTTCATTATTAACTCAACAATGGTGCTCCTATACTTGAAAACCACTCTTTGAAAAGGCCTGTATAGAACACAGGGCTCAAGTGGGAATAAACattgtacagtacagtatatacTTTTGTACAATCTGTTTGAAACCCTGGCAAAAGGTCATAtgcttaaaggagcagtgtgtaggacttAGAGGGGATATATtggtaatataatataatataataagaatattttcttttgtgaaatatcgtctgaaaataagaattgttgtgttttcgttaccttagaattagTCGGTTATAAAGGGTATGCACGTGACGTCACAGCACGCGAAAATCACTGCAGGTACGCCCACTGAGTGAAGGACGAGTGGCAGTGTTAGCTGGAATGCCATCTAAAATGGGGAAGGAGCTGTTGTGCAACTGACTGTACAAATAGATCCAACAAGCAGTTTTACAGACTGCtcaaaagagaagaaaagagaagcgATTGGATTGCTGCAATTCTGGTATGCTTTACACCCGGTTTTGCTGTTTCCATTGCTAAACTTTGCAAGGTTGACGGATGTTTGTCAGTGCGACTGAGGGGCGCATGTTCCGGGGGGAAGTGATGTCAACGCGTACcctctatatctatatatggaGCAAGTCCTCATCTGCAGAGATTGTCATGTTGCATTGCAATGTTTCTACAACAGCCTAAAATGCTCGCAATTTCCATACAGGCCACTGTAATTGGAAGCTCCTTTGCAATGAGAGCTgcggaaaaacactgaatttttaacatgaaacgaCTTCATTCAGTACTTTTACTGGTTTATATCACACCAGTAAAAACTGTCTGTCAGTTTTAAAGAGAAGAAGACCTCTGCGGATCATTTGGCTCATGGTAAAAATTCCTGAACGTCtgaatcttaagttatcagagaaaaagggtgAGCACACATCAGGTGCTAGGCTATCGGCCCGTCTCCAACATGCAAAACAGTGTCTGAGAAACGCTGATttataacatgaaactgctttattcagtgtttttactggtttgtaTCACTAggcctgtttattttggagaggaggagtaACTCCTCCTCATCTAGCTCTCCTCAGATTAGTTGAGTTTAATAATTAATCATTGCTCCCAAGTGTTGCAAAAGTAGCTGGACTCTCACCCCCCATGTATTTGATCCACTCCATCCCCCATCTAATCAGTAAACTAATTTAAAACCAAAGTGCAAATGTTAAGCTCATCCCCtatgcaacaacaacagcaagaaACCTTggtctgattaaaaaaaaaagaataatcatTCACTCCTCACACACCCATCAGTGGTTTATTCTCTGAGGTAATCAGAGATTTCACAAAGCCATTCTCTGTGGTGACCTTTGCTTCAGCTCTTTATGCAGTGTAGTTTCAGTTGTAATTAATTAGCTGCAGCTGTTTATTCCTCGGTCTTGTACCAGAAAACACACCCAAATACACAATGTAAATGACTGCATTTTCTTCACAATGCTCTTATTTGTCTAACAAACTGTATGATTTATTTACACTCTGAATAACAGAGGAGCTCAAGGTCAGCTATTACAAGTGGAGCACATTGCAACCACTGTTCAGCTGTACTTTTAACAGCACTAACACAAGAATTGCTGTAAATAGTGACCTGAATCTAAATTTCCAGAGACTTCTCAAATCTTTGATCTCACAAGCAACTGCCAACCATCATAAACCCAAACAGTGCAAAACTTGtgcagctgttaaaaaaaaaaaaagagacaaaaatagcCAGTGGGACCCAAAAGCTACACTGCTTGTAGAAAATCAGTGACATCTAAAGGACcaataaaacagcatgtaaaGTTCAAATACAAAGTCAAACGGAACAACACCACTGTGTATTTCCCATGAAAACGTAACACTTGACACGCTGTTTCCTATAACTCCCTGCATAGCGCCACACTCCCTCACACCTCGCTTCTCAGTTTAACATCACCTCATTACTGCCCTTCCCACCGGCCATGTAACCCCCGTCTTACCTCTCATATTCCAGGTTGTCGTGGTCACAGCGGGCATCCTTGTGCTTCTCCCAGTCCTTCCCGTGGCGGCACGTGGTCAAAGACACAATGTCCTTCCCGTTGTGGATGTGATGAAGAGCGTTTCTGGTGTCTGAGCCGATGCCCGTCAGATAACGCTTCCCCTTGAACATCAGCAGGTACTTCCTTCGCGGCGGTATGGTGTTCCTCACCAGCCAGCCCCGCTCTCCACCCTTCTGCGGGTGATCCTTTGAGAACAGCGGGATGGAGACGTCAAAGCCTGGCCTGAAATGTTCCGTGTTGAGGCTGGCTTTGGCTAAGATGGCCTGGCCGATGTTGAAGCCCAGGTCCTCTGTGTAGTTAGGCCACGTGCCTGAGTACAGGTTGAAGATCAGGTGGTTACGCCCGTCATTCCACAGCGGGTAACCACGGATACGTTCGTCCACATTGGGCACAAACTGTCCTGACAGCTGGTCCCGATCTAAGGTGTCTATCCCGAGCACGAACAGGCATGCCTCACGGGGGTCTGATGTGTAGTACCGGGACTCGCCTATGGACGTCAGGATCTTCCTGTAGCTTTCCGACACGCGGTCATTTTTCTCTGATGGATATATATACACCCTGAACCCTTCCCTTCCTCTGCGGCGACACCGCGAGAAGTCAAAACAGGTCTCCATGCGGCAGCGACTGTCCTTATAAATGGCGGACCACGCCTGTCTGCGCTGGCGGGGCGACTCAGCCGTCCCGGGGTCCGTCTGAAGCTCATCCAGGTGGGCATAGCGGGGCAGGAAGGCCCTGTCGGTCCAGTTGGGCCAGGGGCGCACCACTTCACCCCGGTGGCGTGTCAGCAGGCGGAGCAGACGTAGCTGGACTCCTCCACCCCAGTAAAAGAGGACCAGCCAGCAGCACGCACACAAGCCCAGCAGAACATACTTCTTACGGGCCTGCATGGGGGCCTGTCACAGTCTCTTTTTtccgctctgtctctctctctcgtcctcTGGTTTTGCTCTCCTCTGCCCCTCAGCTCTGTAGCCTCACAGGGGCGGGGGACTGACTTGTGATTTCTAACAAGGAGGTTCTAACGAAGGACAATGCGTTAACAAGGACATCACTGCCTCTGAGGGTGGCCCGGTCCACTTTGCCATTTAGAATGACGCAATCTGAGTTACTGACACccttctctctcagtctctttcTGCCTTCCCCATTTGCTCTCTGCTGTACtctcagatgtgtgtgttagcctgtgtctgctgtggcatgtgctgctgctgcttctgtgtgCATTTCCTCCGCTGCCCAGCCCGGTTGAGAGTGATGAAGGGTGATTTCTCCGCTCTCTCAGGCCAAGCTTGCTGCCTCATGGTGCCTGGCGCGACTGCCGTCTGCAGGGCCCCTCCTGGGgagaagtaaacaaacaagaatacAGATCAGTACACAGACAGAGTTGCCGCAACACAGAGACATGCAAGAGGATTAGCTGTGGAACTGCTCTCTCAAGAGATGCTATAACTAACACCTCTGATTGTCCAAAGGGTATaagcttttatttgcttttcattCTGGACAACCACGTGTAATCTGCAACCCTAATAACATTTAATACACATATAATCAAATGGCAATAAAGTTGCACTGCAGGGTAATGTTTTACAGGCAGTAAAGGATTTTAAACTGTCAAATTTTCTCTGCAGCTCACGCTCATAAGGAGATAAGTGAGGAAAAAGTACAACTCGGTGCACTGTCAAAAAGGCATCCATCCCTGATTAGCTACACATCAAAACCCTCTCTTCATTAAGTCCACCTCTTCTCTATCTCTGTCCCTCTTCGGCCTCCACATTCCTGTGAAAAAGCTGGATATCTACAGGCTCATATGAGATGTGCTCTGACTTCTGGAATAGTCTAAGGCAGGACCAGATATTATCATGCTCTTCAAGCTCCAGTTGAACTGCGCCAGATACAGTTGAGGTGAAGTGAAGGAGAAAATAAGAGAGTGTTTAGCATCTGAAATGGAGATTTGGAAACGTAGAAGGAAAACAGAGCAACTCTATGGCTCTGAAACGTCCGTTCACCTTGGAGGGAATGAGTGAAGGCTTTTTTTGTTACATCTGCAAACTCGCAACGGTTTTTTAGCCTCGTATTTTTTGAGCCAAACATCCCCCCATAACTCCCCAACATGTACAGtatactgctgtgtgtgtgtgtgtgtgtgtgtgtgtgtggagaatGGCTCACAGTGAAGGGCAGTGTTCGTACTGCCAGCTGCCACACAAAGGCAGCTTTCAGGTCTCACCTGgccgctctctctccctctaccTCTCATTCACATTCCCCGtgtctgcctcctctccagTCAGGCAGAAGTGATGCCTGCCTTCTCTgcttgcaaaaaacaaacagctcacTGGTGCTGTGGGTAAACAATGCATCATCTGATTTCCCCACCTCAAAGGACTGGAGGAAATAAGGGTTTATGTGTGAATTGAACTGCTTTTACTCGACTGTATACTGTAGCTATGTACTGTATGATGCGTAGtgagtgttgtttttagcttgaCCGCTGTTTATCTGCTATAGCTGGTTTCCGTTCATTCccatgaaagttgctcagtggcgcataaagccaaaaacactcaACTGCCACATATAAAATTACCTAGGTAATGGGCACTGCTTCCGCATcattgggcccatagagcaagcgCACTACTTCCGGTTTAGTGCTCGGCTAAGTTGAGTGaacacaaaatgatttaatactgcggctcttctagactttccaaatgtaatCGAACTGAATCcatcaaatcctgatagtgaaacaagtAATTTTGAATGGTTTGTGATGCAAAAATTAATGTAGCCACCATTTATAGATGTCTTTT from Plectropomus leopardus isolate mb chromosome 18, YSFRI_Pleo_2.0, whole genome shotgun sequence includes:
- the LOC121958038 gene encoding exostosin-1c, which produces MQARKKYVLLGLCACCWLVLFYWGGGVQLRLLRLLTRHRGEVVRPWPNWTDRAFLPRYAHLDELQTDPGTAESPRQRRQAWSAIYKDSRCRMETCFDFSRCRRRGREGFRVYIYPSEKNDRVSESYRKILTSIGESRYYTSDPREACLFVLGIDTLDRDQLSGQFVPNVDERIRGYPLWNDGRNHLIFNLYSGTWPNYTEDLGFNIGQAILAKASLNTEHFRPGFDVSIPLFSKDHPQKGGERGWLVRNTIPPRRKYLLMFKGKRYLTGIGSDTRNALHHIHNGKDIVSLTTCRHGKDWEKHKDARCDHDNLEYERFDYQELLHNSTFCLVPRGRRLGSFRFLESLQAACIPVLLSNGWELPFSDVIQWNQAVIEGDERLLLQVPSTVRAVGNERVLALRQRTQMLWEAYFSSVDKIVLTTLEIIKDRVFSHISRNKYMWNSLPGGLLVLPEYSTHLAHFPFYYLGLGVSPGQEFTAVIHAVSPLISQSQPIMKLIQVVSKSKYCSQIIILWNSEKPPPSRSKWPPMPVPLTVTDGRRKTTSRFLPHVAIETEAVLSLDEDTVLLTSEVNFAFLVWRSFPERIVGYPPRSHFWDPLKRAWGYTSKWTNDYSIVLTGAAFYHRYTNTL